TCTTCCAAATTACTCTCCCATACTGTTGGCTAATTTAATTCCCTATTTGATATTGTTCCTCTTATCTTCTGTCCTAAGTTGGTAGCTATGTTTTAAAACATATTAATAGATTTATGTGCTCTTGCTCCCATACTATTGGCTATTTAAATTTGCATTCCAATTTATCGTTCCTCGCACTCTGCTGGTACTGCATTTGAGAGATAGAGAAACAGATTTATGTGCTTTTCTCTTTATTGTGAAATAATGGTATGGAAGTACTTTGGATGCAACTCAGTTCCTGTTGTCTTTTAGATGTGAAATAGCAATTTAGCACGTGACTTGCATTTTTCAGGAGGTCTGTTTGTAATCTTCATCAAATGTAGTTGTCCTTGCTACTGAAATTTACCCTTGATTGTTATCATACTATGGTGGTAGTATGACTTTACGAGTATCTTCTGTCTTAAAAAAAGCTAATCTTATTCAACCCCTAATCCCCCCCGGCCCGCACAAAGTGTTTTTGTCCCTGTAAGGGTCATATTCTTATGACTAAATGCTTTACTATGCAGGAAACTGTTGGCTATTTCTTTTGCTTAGAGGACAGAGCCCTACTTTGCAGAAAATGTGATGTTGCTATACACTCAGCAAATTCCTTAGTATCAGGGCATCAAAGGTTTTTACTCACAGGAGTTAAGGTGGGCCTTGAGGCTACTGAAGCTCATGCCGAACCATCTCTAGGAAAGGCAAATAATGCTGAGAAAATTTCAGAACCAGAACCTCATTCTCTTCCGAAGAAGGCCTCCCCAGCATCATCACCTGCTCAATATGGTAAAAGCATGCCTGTTCAAGCTAGCGGATGTGGTGATTTTCCATTATCAAAGCTGTCCTTCTCTGGAGGTTCTGCTGGAAGTATTTCTCAGTGGCAGTTTGATGAATTTCTTGGATATGGTGATTTCACTCAGAGCTACAATTTCATGGATAAGGAGTCATCTAAGGTATATATAACATATAGAGTCTCATATCTTCAGATTAGGTGCATGTTAACCATCTTCTGGTTAATCTTTGGCTTTTTTTAGATGCTCACAGGCTACTTGGAACTTGCAATTGGCTAGTAGTTGATGATATTTCTTTGATAACATTTGTATTCAATTTACAAGCTTCAAATTTACAAAGATTCTGCATCATGTTCAACTAATTTTTCGGATAACCTACACAATCATAACCCTTTTCTGAACGTATTTTACCAGGCAGACAGTGGGAAGCTTGGAAGTTCAGATGGCTCCCAAATTCTACTAACTGCTGATGGTGAGTTAGAGGGTGATGATTGCCTGGGTCAGGTGCCAGAAACATATTGGGCAGTGCCACAGATCACTTCTCCGCCCACTTCATCCGGGCTTTACTGGCCTAAAAGTTTCCAGAATCCACCGGAATCTGCTGCGTTTGTGCCTGACATAAGTTCCCCACCCCTGCATAATCTCCATCATGCTACCAACTCAAAGCGGAGGAGACACTCTTGATGTTATCCTATGCTGTTCACAGTCAGTCTTGAATGACACAGCTATCCCAGCTTGTCAGGATTAGGATAGATGGCGTTACACGTTTTATATTTGTTGTGTGATTTGTATTTTACGTGGTTCAGTGGTCGGATGATTAGATACATATGTTGTGAGTAAATTTGTGGCGTCACAACCCTAGAATGTTGTCGATGGCTCAAGGCAGAGATGATAGAATTTGTATCTTGGATTTATGATCAGCTGAATCAAAATGTGTATAATAAAGTAGAATGGTAATCTTGTACTATTGTTTATGCGAATTTAGAAAAGTGATGGGTTTTGTGCAAATTGAATGCTGGTCAGTTTCCTCTCCTG
The genomic region above belongs to Salvia hispanica cultivar TCC Black 2014 chromosome 3, UniMelb_Shisp_WGS_1.0, whole genome shotgun sequence and contains:
- the LOC125217026 gene encoding B-box zinc finger protein 22-like isoform X1 — protein: MKIQCNVCEAAEANVLCCADEAALCWPCDQKVHAANKLAGKHQRVPLSTASTQMPKCDICQIENSTRTKTKKISEFPSLPIMLMNSTPSPFHSCAYNETVGYFFCLEDRALLCRKCDVAIHSANSLVSGHQRFLLTGVKVGLEATEAHAEPSLGKANNAEKISEPEPHSLPKKASPASSPAQYGKSMPVQASGCGDFPLSKLSFSGGSAGSISQWQFDEFLGYGDFTQSYNFMDKESSKADSGKLGSSDGSQILLTADGELEGDDCLGQVPETYWAVPQITSPPTSSGLYWPKSFQNPPESAAFVPDISSPPLHNLHHATNSKRRRHS
- the LOC125217026 gene encoding B-box zinc finger protein 22-like isoform X2; translation: MKIQCNVCEAAEANVLCCADEAALCWPCDQKVHAANKLAGKHQRVPLSTASTQMPKCDICQETVGYFFCLEDRALLCRKCDVAIHSANSLVSGHQRFLLTGVKVGLEATEAHAEPSLGKANNAEKISEPEPHSLPKKASPASSPAQYGKSMPVQASGCGDFPLSKLSFSGGSAGSISQWQFDEFLGYGDFTQSYNFMDKESSKADSGKLGSSDGSQILLTADGELEGDDCLGQVPETYWAVPQITSPPTSSGLYWPKSFQNPPESAAFVPDISSPPLHNLHHATNSKRRRHS